DNA sequence from the Armigeres subalbatus isolate Guangzhou_Male chromosome 1, GZ_Asu_2, whole genome shotgun sequence genome:
ttaattgggatttggattggtttaaatttggatcggtttggaatggtttcgattggattcagattggtttggaattggttggatttaatttggattcgatttgaatgtgggttgaatttggattggattggatttggatttggattggatttggatttgatttggatttgatttgaatatgggttggatttcgattggatttggattgggttggatttagattggatttggattggatttggattggatttggattggatttagattggatttgattggattcgatttggattgggactgaatttggattgaatttggattggatttagatttgatttggattggatgtggatcgatttggattggatttggactggtttggattggtttggattggatctggattggtttggttggtttggattggtttggattggttggattggtttggattggattttgatggtttggattggtttggattggtttggattggtttggattggtttggattggtttggtttgtattggtttggattggtttggattgtatttggattggatttggatttggattggatttggatttggattcgatttgaatgtggatttgatttggattggtttttggatttgaattggattggatttggattggatttaaattggatttggattggatttggattggatttggattgaatttggattggatttgaattggatttggaatggatttggattcgatttagatttggactggatttggattcgggttggattggatttgcattagatttggatttgtattggattggatttggattggatttagtttggatttggattggatttggaatggctttggattggatttggattggatttggattggatttaaattggatttggatttggattgtatttggattaggtttggattagatttggactgatattggatttggatttggatttggattagatttaatttggtttggattaggattggatttaatttggatttggattggatttaaatttggatcggatttggaatggatttggattggatttgaattggatttggattggattcagattggatttggatttgatttggattcgatttgaatgtgggttggatttggatttggattggatttggatttgatttggatttgatttgaatatgggttggatttggattggatttggattcgatttggattggatttgatttggattggattggtttggttggtttggattggtttggattggtttggttggtttggattggattggtttggattggtttggattggtttgattggtttgattggtttggttggtttggattggtttggattggtttggttggtttggattggtttggattggtttggattggtttggattggtttggattggtttggattggtttggattggtttggattggtttggattggtttggattggtttggattggtttggattggtttggattggtttggattggtttggattggtttggattggtttggattggtttggattggtttggatgggtttggttggtttggattggtttggattggtttggattggtttggattggtttggattggtttggttggtttggtttgatttggattggtttggattggtttggattggtttggattggtttggattggtttggattggtttggattggtttggattggtttggattggtttggttggtttggattggtttggattggtttggattggtttggattggtttggattggtttggattggtttggattggtttggattggattggatctggattggttgcattggatttggtttggatttggatcggattaggattggatttgaatttgatttgaaattgattagaaattgattaggattggattttgtaggggtttggttggattcgattggattgaatttgaaaggatttggtttggatgggatttggttggtttggattcgatatggattggtttggatttggtttggatcggtttggattggatttagattggtttggatgaatttataatttggattggatttggaatggctttggattggtttggattggtttggattggatttgaattggttcgatttggattggattaggattcggattggattaggattcggattggattaggattcggtttggattggttttgtattagatttggattagatttggattggattgaattggtttgaatttggtttagattggttttggattttttgggatcggtttggattggtttgaattggtttggattggtttggatcggtttggattggtttggattggtttggattcggtttggattggattcggattggtttggattggtttggtttggattggtttggattggattttgatgtggattggatttggattggatttggattggatttggattcggtttggattggattcggattggatttggattggatttggattggatttggattggattttgatgtggattggatttggattggatttaaatttggattcgatCTGGaatggctttggattggattaaaatttgatttgaattcgatttggattggattgggattgtttttaaattcggttcggattgggtttggattggattggattttaattagatttggataggatttgtactggacttggattggattttaattggatttgaattgtgtttggaaaggatttggattggatttggattggattgaatctggattggatttgcattggatttggtttggatttggatcggattaggattggatttgaatttgatttgaaattgattagaaattgattaggattggattttgtaggaatttgaattggatttgattggattgaatttgcaaaggatttggatttggataggatttgaattggatttggattcgatatggatttggattggatttggatttggtttggatcgaatttggattggatttagattggatttggatgaatttataatttggattggatttggaatggctttggattggatttggattggatttggattggatttgaattggatttcgatttggattggattaggattcggattggattaggattcggtttggattggatttgtattagatttgaatttgatttggattggattgaattggatttgaatttggtttagattggttttggatttttttaggatcggatttggattggatttgaattgaatttggattggatttggatcggatttggattggatttggaatggatttggattggatttggattcggattggatttatattgattttggattggattggatttggattggattttgatgtggattggatttggattggattgaaatttggattcgatCTGGaatggctttggattggattaaaatttgatttggattcgatttggattggatttggattgtatttgaattcggttcggattggatttggattggattggattttaattagatttggataggatttgtactggacttggattggattttaattggatttgaattgtgtttggaaaggatttggattggatttgatctggattgattctgaatttgattggagttggatttggattagatttggattggattttgattcaaatttgatttgaattgaatttggattggatttagattgtatttggattggatttgaattaaattgaatctggattgaatttgcattggatttgaattggatttggtttggatttggattggattaggattggatttgattttgatttgaaattgatttggattggatttggattgaatttggatttgaatttggattggatttggattgaatttagattggatttggattgaatttggaatggatttggattcgattggattggatttggaatggatttagattggattcggattgtattcggattggatttgaattggatttggattcgatttggatttgaattgttttgaaatgaaattggattggGTATTAATGTGATTCGGATTGTATTTGGACAGAAGtggatttagattgggtttggattgaaatcctaatggatttgaattggatttacgACAACCATCTAGTCAGTTTTCAACGACCTACCTGCAGCTCCGAGTGGTTCGGACTCAATCGATCCCACTGGCGTTGCTCCTCCTGCAGCAGGCGGCGCTCCTGTATCCGCTGGTTGAACTCCAACCGATCGAGCGTGGCGGATTCGGATCCGAGCGGTTTCTTCTGTCCGGGAGCTCCGCGGTAAAGCGTACCCAGCTTCACCATGTTGTCGACCAGGTTGATCAGCGGCTTTTCCTTCTCGTACTGCTTCTCCAGTTCGGCCAGCTGCTTCTTGAGGGCCTCCAGCCGGGCCAGATTTTCGGCCCGCGTTGGACCATCAGACGTACGAATCGAATTCTGAAAGTGAAAGGTCCGTAAGTCTATCGAGAAGAGAAGCCGGGATCGATGCCCGTTGAGTTGCGTTCATCGAAGAGGTGTGAGTAGTTTCATTTGCCAAAAATTTGAAAGTTCGTGGTAGAAAATCGGTGTTAGACCCGCGACCAGATTTTTGATTTGTACACTGATGTGTTGTTGACACCATTTTGAGCGGAGTTAGTAAAATTTTGTCTTGTCCCTCCCAGCTACGAGATTAGCGCCCCCGACACCAGATAGAAGCCTTTGaacagaaacaaatcaaatctaaCAAACGAAAAGTTCTCGTTAACCTGAATGTCGTGAATATTGGTGCAACACTGCTCAATGGAGCGTGCCGTATTGCTGTTTTGACGTCGCAACTGTATCAACAGCAAGACTAGTTCTTCGTGAGTACGGTTCAGTAAATCCCCGGCGGACATTTCCAAGGTCTGTGGAAAACACGGGTCATTCAGTGTGTGTGGATTGCGTTGGATATTGCAGTGTGAAAGGTGGGGTGTTGCGGACAATCCGCGGCTTGATAACTTACTCTGAGTTCGGATTTGTCTTGGCTGGAAGATAAATGTTCGCGCGAGGAGTACATGGGTTTGCTGCCAGTCGAAGGCCATTTCTCCTCCGGGGAGTCGTGATTGCTGAGCGCCGCTAGACTGCGGTCGATGTCCTGCAGTTGGTAGTGCTGTTGGAGGTTGATTTCCTGGGCGCGTTGGAGTTGTGCTTGCGTGTACAGGTCGTGAGTTGATTCGAAGCTGATGTCCGGTCGGATGTAGCCCTCCTGATCTTGGTAGTAGTACTCGGTTTGTGCTGGGTCGTAGTATCCCTGGAACTGTGCGTTCAATCGGTAGTCCGAGGGGTCAGGCTTGACCGTCAGTGCCACCTTCGGAATGTTTTTGACGTTGCGAACTGAAATGGAAGCTGGAAGTATTAAGAAGAGTCTCTCGTTTAAACACGCGGGGTTTGTCGTCGAATGCTTCAGTTTAGTGGATTGTCTTAATTGAGAAGAGTAACACGGTATTCCATATCTGTTGTATGTCAAAACTGTATATTTACAAATCTTCCATTTTGTGTATATGAAATCATTTTAACTCATCTTGAATAACATATCACTCTTGTGAGGTTACACTATTCTAATCTCCTTTATCATATCGCACTgattcgcaattgcttgagtgtGTAGATTTGGCCTTGCTTTATATTAATGTACAAAGAAATGATAAATACATACGTTTGACCTTACCGAATTAATGGAATGCTTAAGAAATACTTCCTAGAAATCTATCGCTTAACAAACTGTGCTTTCCGTTCCGTTATTGGATTGTTCGTTAGTGTGTTGTGTTACTGTGCTTTTTGTGAACATGTGCATCCGACGACGTTGGAAAGACATGGCTGGACCCAGGACTTGGCGTATATTCATTGCTATCGACGGTGGTGGAACTGGCAGTCTCAATGCTACTACTATTGTGACCCACTAGCGAGCTTGCTTTAGACGTGCTAGCGACTGAACCCTTGGCCGACTGAAAGGATCCGTCCAAACCCAGAGAACTTCTCTTCTTGCGCAAAGTACCCTCCCTACTGTTCGTTTTCTCCATGTTCGACTGACTTCGGTAGAGGTCTCTCGTCTCAGTCTCAAAACTCTTGTTCGTACTGTTTACCAGTCCGCTGGACATCAAATCCCACTGTCGAATGTTTTCCCTGTCAATGTCATACTTGGTCTCGTCGCGGAGCACTTCGTACACGTCGGAATGCGTATCGGAGGATGCCGAATCGGTCATGTTATTCGTATTGTTCGCCAGCTGTACGTAGACGTCATTGTCATCGCTAGAACCTTGCGATTTGTGCTGTTTCTTCATCAGTTGCGTCTTGGTCAGTAGTTCATCGTTCACATAAGTTACGTCCCGTGTAATTGCCTTCCCCGCTTGCCGTTGCAAATGTTTTCGGTTCAGCGTCGACATCTTGGATTGCATCGAAGAACCTGCACCCAGGTGATCCAGATTTTCCATCGATTTGGCATGCATGTGGGACGCTCTCCGCAGATTGTCTCTCCACAGGCTGTCCTCTTCCCACAACTGATCTCCGCTGGCCGACATATCGGTTGCGATGTTCAACGTACTCTTCGATGCCTGATGTTGATTGCTCAAGGCTGCCAACACTTGATTACTGCTCGCACTGTTACTAGATTTCAATATCGACGCCAGAATTGACGTCGATGAGCTGACCTCGCCACTAATGCGCGGCTCCTCCAGCTGACTAGGCTTACTGTTCATCATCTTGTTGCTGTAGTAGTTCTTGCTGTTCGACGACAGCGATACTTCCAACATCTTATTCACGTTCTTATCAATCATACGATCGGACTCGTAGATATTCCGCTGATCTATCTCGTGGTCCTTCTCTGCGGCGGTTAGTATATTGGCCGCCTTCACGTGACTAATCGGATTATGAATGTGCGATATTCCCGCTTTTTTCACGCCCACGTCGCGCTGATTGTTCAGCTTCAACGGGAACTTGATTCTCCCCAAATCGGTAAGTTTGCTTATGTCCGAAATCGACGAATCTCGGCTGTGCAGATCCGAGTAGTAGTACGGTGCCGAATCCGAAAGGTTGCTGTTCCCTCGACTGTGCGCCGGTGTGGTTGTTTGTGTCAGGTCGAACACCGTGCACGAACTTCTTTGATCCAAATCCATGGAGGACATCGTCGTTGCCGAGTCCACTATCTCGATGTTCAAATTGCTCCTGCCAGCGGCCATCAGATCCTCCGATTCGCAGCGTGCATCGTGAATCGACAGATTTTTCTCCTTCAGCGGGGAGAGAGTTAGCTTCTCGTGGGATGCAACATCCTCCAACGAATCGTAGAATGCTTTCACTTCATCGTCCGTGCGATTGCCCGCAGTGGATTTGGACCGTGTCGGCTGAATTTCCACGTTTTCATAGTAAATGCTGTTGTCGTGTCCATTTTTGAATCCATCTATCGTGGGTAGATTCGTTAGGCTGTCGTTGATCCAGCTCATTCGACTGGTGCTGGTCTTATCCGAGTTTACGTACACATTCTCCAAATTGCCCAAATATTGATCGAAGCTAGCGTTCGAAACGGTTTCCTCGAGGGTGAATGCTCCCAAGGCCTGGATCTCGTTCAGTGAATCCTCGGAAATGGGTCTTCGTTTGTTTCGGGTGTGAATGTCCATCTTGGAGCTGCTCCGCCGAAGCTCAATGGACTCCGTTTCCGAGAGGGACGTGGATGTTCGTCTGCTAACGTCTTCACTTGGAATCTCTGCCCGCAGCCGCTTGTACAGGTCGTAATCGGACGAAGTATTCGAACCATTGTCGTACCGAGTGTCCACGTTGTAGCACGATCCAAGGTAGAGGTTGCTCTGCAGGCTGGATCGGTTGGATTCGTAGTGCGGCTTTCCAGATTGAGATTTGTTGTCAATCGATCCCGATAGACTGGTTTGACTCGGTTGGCGGTGATCGGAGGTGTTCAGCAGCGAACTTCGAGAATTCGATTTCGATCCGCCTACTTTGTCCCGTCGTTTGACAGTGTCGAAGTTTTCCGAGAGGAACATTTCGTCGGTGTTGTGTTCGTCGAGTGGAAGAGCTGTCGTCGGAATCGGAGGAGGGGATACTATTTCGCTATCTGAGCTGTCGATGCAATCACCTAGCGGAGTACTGCTGCTTGCGCCAAGGTAATAGGAGGCTGGTCGAAAGGTGTCCGATAAGCTAAACCGTGAGCGAGCGGTTTTGATGTTGGAACTGTGCAGATCTTTAGCGCATTCGTCATCTGCATCGGAGCTATCGTCATCCTTCAGGTAGCTGTTATTGGACTTGAGAATGTCCGGAAGATCGTTTCGTTTGCTGTGCTTCTTGGTGAGGGTGTTGGATTGCTTCTTCTTCAGGGTGCTTGTATTTGACTCGCACGACGATTTGCGATTACTACTGGGCAAAGCGGGTTTCTCTTTCTTTTCCAAGCTGTTACTGTTCAACTGAGACAGCTCCATGTAGAGCGGTTCTTGATCAGGTTTCGGAGGACTGTTTTGAACCATGATCATTTCGTAGGTGGATCGGAGATCCTCACCAAATACGCACTTTCCGCTCTGGCCGTTGGTCATTTCGATGTAGGTGTTCTCGTCCTGGGCTTCAATCGATCCCTTCTGTATGGAATTAAGAATATCCATGGCCGTCAGCTTCAGATCGGACGGTTCTGAACTGTTCAAAATTGGCTTTTTCGGAGTCATTGGCATGTAGAAAGATTGGCTCTCGTTGCATGCGTCGTCTAAATCACCACTATTGTCGATAGGTTCGTTGTTGTCAGCTAGCAGAGCTTCGTCCAAGTCTTCGTCAGTATATTCGAATGACTTCTCGTCGTTTTCTTCGTCTTGCTGTACGTTATCTTGCGTTTGTTTATTTTCAGGTGATGTGTCGGGCGTAATAACGGGCTGCTTCACTGGAGATTTGAGTATTGCGTTATGATCGTAAACGGGGACGTATTTGGAGTCAGGTTCAAGAGGCAGAAGTCGTTCTTTAAAACTGCTACTATTGGACAAAGTTTTAGTCATAGGTTTCCGAACGGAAGACCCCGTAATGGAGTTGTTTTCGTAAATGTTCGAGTCTTGATCTACGTTCGAGTTGTCAACAGTGTCGCTAGAGTCAAAAGATTCCAGCACTATTGGCTGGGGTTGTTCTATGGGTTCTACAGTGGACGCCTCAGCCGCGGGCACAGTTTCGCTATTGTCTAGCTCTGCACTCGCGGAAGCGGAAACATTGGGGGTTGACCTTCCTGCCGGCGTAATTTCTGTTCCATCTAGGGGTTGGTAATATAATACAGATAATACAGAACATAAGATATTGGTTTGGTGCGTGGTTTGTTGACTGGAAGAAACATTTGGTATCTACATACGGTATTTGGTGGTTCTAATCGTTATTTTGGCAACAGCGAGGTTTGATTTAAATAGACACAGAATAGTGAGATACCCCCAACCATTAAATTTCAGATCTacgtaaaaaaaaacagccGAAGGTGAATTAGAATTTTGAATATGTTGTTGGTGAAATAGGTGTGACTCGTACGTCTCGATTAGATTCGGGATTCAGGATTTGCTTTTTGGAGCTGTAGTGTCATGTTTGATCCGTGCCAGCAGTGCTTTAGTATGATTGTGTTGAGCGACATGTTTGTGTGTGTACGCGGCAGGAAGGTCGTTTACTAATGTTAATCCATTCGCCAGTCCATCGGTTTCAGGGAACAACAAGGATATGGTTTACTAAAATTCAACAACAGAAATACGATCAAAGAAGAGCAACACAGGAAAATATCAAACAAAGTAAGACGAACATCCAGCCTTTCAAAGCAAATCCAGAATTGGTCATGTAGAATATTAGCTACAGAGAAATAGGAAAGCTGCCACACTAAGCAGTGTATGTTACTCAAAGAGAAAGAAATATGTTTCCAAAAACATCGAGCAAGGATTTCGTTCAACAGCGGCCCGTAGTCTTCCTCAGCGTAACTCCAGGCACTGCGAACTCTAAGAGGTTATTGCGATTAGTACGAATGTACACTGGAAGGATAGGATCGACTAAATTTTTGGTTAATTTTTGGTAATAATCTAACGGAATGCGACTAGAAAAGAAAATGTTCTACAACAGATAGGAACAGATAGCTGGCCGACTTACCTTCATCATCGGAGGAATAGCTGTTGTACTCGAGGTTGGACTTACTGCCGTCCAATCGTTGCTGCTGATGCTGTTGCTTTTGCACCTGCAGCATGTGCTGCTGTTGTAGGTGCTTCTCTTGTTCAAGATACAAATCGGCCTCCATTCCGAGCTGTCCTGGTGACTTCGCCAAGAACGGATTTCCTCCGCCTCCCGTAGAGCCCGGAGACCCCAGGGCCAActgatgctgctgctgttgttgctgtgaAATCTTGCGCGTCAACGGTGACTGGAGCATCCGTTGCTTCCACTCCAGCAGCCGTTTCATCGACTCTTCCCGTTTGCGTTCGCCATCGCGTGCAGAGGGGTCCTCCTCTTTCCGAGGCAGACGAGCACTGGCCGATCGAAGGAATTGCTCCTGCTGTGAGGGATACTTTTTCAGATGGTTGATGGTGATGCGTTGGGTTCGTGGAACGCTGGCCGAACCGTGCTGCAGGTCATCCCCGTACTCCATCCGGCCGGCAAAGTATCCGTCCCGTGGCACCGTGCTGGAATTCATAGCTCCTGCAGAATAGACGAATGCTGATTTTATTGGACTATCGTCTTCGTTATTTCCGGTCTCATCCATACCTTGCGATTCGTCGCCTCGCACTTTTCCAGCGATCGCGCCGCCAAGATTGCTCCTCTGCAGGTAAGACGCACTCTGCATGCGCATCTTCTCGGCATAGCTCGCCTCCGAGTAGTAGTAGTTGTCGGGGGTACGGTTGATGTCCAGGCTGGACTTGGGTCGCGGTGCCCGGGCCGGTTCGTCCTTGTGTTTCGCTTTGATCGGGTTGCGGGCTtcgtagtccaggaagtcggcCGAGTGGGGCCGCGGGATCGTCGACTGGACCGGGCGGGCTCGCATTTGTATGTGCTGTTGCTGTGCGGGTGAGTTCTGGTCGGTGAGTAGGCGAGTAAAGTTTGAGAAGCAGTTAGTCACGGACGAGGGTTAGTTAGCTTTTTGGTAGTTAAGATGCATAAATTATTTAGTTCATTAGGGACACAATGCATATGAAAGATTTGATGTAGAATTACATAAGTATGAAGCAATGTAGAGTTCAGatcaaaacaaataattatCCAAgtctaaatttgtattttttctacATTTGTAATTGattgaaaatcttaaaatctttccCAAATATTGTACTTTAAGATAATGCTTGATTTTGGattaggaaaaaaatataaGGTGCTTGCAAGAACAGTTTGGACCTtctctacaatttttttttaaatttttgcagtccaaaaaaaatctcatcaGAAACCAGGCGAATTCCCAATGGAACCAGAGGGGATTTCCATCAGAATTTAATGGAGCTCAAACAGAATCTtatcggaatccgaacggatcCCCATCTGAGCGGAGTTCCACCTGAATCCGAACAAATTCTCATCGGAATCCGAGCAGATTTCCACAAATTCTCATCAGATTCCGAGTGTATTCTTATCGGAGTGGATTCCCATAGGAATAAGAGTTGAAATCCAAGTGGATTCCTATAGTTATCGAGGGGACTCCCATCGGAATCCGAGTGGATTTCCATCCGGTATCTGAGTGGATTCCATCCAAAATTCgagtggattccatccggaatccgagtggattcccatccggaatccaagtggattcccatccggaatccaagTGGATTCCCATCCGAAACCCGAATGGATTCCCATACGAAATCAGAgtggattcccatcggaatccgagtggattcccatcggaattcgAGTTCATTCTCATCGGAATCCTTGTGAAgtggatttccatcggaatccgagtggattcccatcggaatccgagtggattcccatcggaatccgagtggattcccatcggaatccgagtggattctcatcggaatccaagtggattcccatcggaatccaagtccggaatccggaatccgagtggattcccatccggaatccgagtggattcccatccggaatccgagtggattcccatccggaatccgagtggattcccatccggaatccgagtggattcccatccggaatccgagtggattcccatccggaatccgagtggATTACCATCCGGAATCCAAGTGGATTACCATCCGGAATCCAAGTGGATTACCATCCGGAATCCAAGTGGATtaccatccggaatccgagtggattcccttcggaatccgagtggattcccttcggaatccgactggattcccttcggaatccaactggattcccttcggaatccgactggattcccttcggaatccgagtggattcccttcggaatccgagtggattcccttcggaatccgagtggattcccttcggaatccgagtggattcccttcggaatccgagtggattcccttcggaatccgagtggattccttcggaatccgagtggattccctttcggaatccgagtggattcccttcggaatctgagtggattcccttcggaatccgagtggattcccttcggaatccgagtggattcccttcggaatccgagtggattcccttcggaatccgagtggattcccttcggaatccgagtggattcccttcggaatccgagtggattcccttcggaatccgagtggattcccttcggaatccgagtggattcccttcggaatccgagtggattcccttcggaatccgagtggattcccttcggaatccgagtggattcccttcggaatccgagtggattcccttcggaatccgagtggattcccttcggaatccgagtggattcccttcggaatccgagtggattcccttcggaatcggattggatttcctccggaatccgagtgGATTCCCATTTGGAACCCGAGTGGattcccattcggaatccgagtggattcccatcggaattcgAGTTCATTCTCATCGGAATCCGAGTGGGTTCCCACTGGAATCGAGTGGATTCCCCTGCGGAATCCGAGTGGATTCCCATGAGgaatccgagtggaatcctatcGGAATCCGAGTAAATTCCCAACAAAATTTGAATGGATTCCCATCGGAAGTTGGGCAGATTCCCATCGGATTCCGGAGCGGATTTTCACGGATTTTCAACGGAGTTCGAGTGGGTTTTATC
Encoded proteins:
- the LOC134222215 gene encoding uncharacterized protein LOC134222215 isoform X4; translated protein: MESKKLQQLQQANSHLAPIPQTKPPTFQQQNNDYRPTRSPVFQNHPQYQSFASNFAQINYPHQIRPQPPPQQHQQQQQQQQKQQLQQQQQHLSAHSSPKSNSNSLYLSEYSSSSHVGQPQHHHTIGSHYHFDQIYQTSSPSSGSGERERLYQTAPRPTQHTHANQQQPLTKLELQFQQLQREKIQAQIKTATEALAHQQQTFALRQQLNPPVPNYHLKQNLLQNLSQQHQQQIQQQQQQQAHHQNNRNAPPSSLNLTSHFQPAQGPMKLANPNIHDYGATAATNQHIMNEAFYQSSQQKHIHPKTPNNLQSPAPNQIIIQQNIPGQVVNQACQTQISGVKNQPQAQKSPNSDSLSSPSHDGLERRKSGPVHTLKSPVTKRPANAPVSMSGWLYKQGSDGLKVWRRRWFVLAEYVLYYYKGQEEEKLLGTVLLPSYKISACFPEDKVYRKFAFKCEHTNMRTFVFAAETAESMTSWVRMLTLATMMQGSSESETSPPSNNARSGDNSDSGIQTYQSQVCKTGIMQAPVTPVSDNGGGSQPLYANAPPKPRRATDGGYSSPSPEHLPDRYDHDPQQLRVNDPIYGVKTPDAMNNPNLVQTQSPLIKRGFNNDQLAYDPNAYPSPNAQSGHNYNDALYGNAKRIERDLYIQKLIQQQQQQQQQLQQLQQQQQHKQQLQALQQQQQQQQTAPQPQHPQQQQRGAFTNPFMYPNADRRTPDTYGPPRAALDKHMSDYEDIYNLTMLSKSLPPNVGGSGGGGGEDVGNASTAYRRPMSPLRYEANSQNPGAMPQRYTPNYLENSPAQQQHIQMRARPVQSTIPRPHSADFLDYEARNPIKAKHKDEPARAPRPKSSLDINRTPDNYYYSEASYAEKMRMQSASYLQRSNLGGAIAGKVRGDESQGAMNSSTVPRDGYFAGRMEYGDDLQHGSASVPRTQRITINHLKKYPSQQEQFLRSASARLPRKEEDPSARDGERKREESMKRLLEWKQRMLQSPLTRKISQQQQQQHQLALGSPGSTGGGGNPFLAKSPGQLGMEADLYLEQEKHLQQQHMLQVQKQQHQQQRLDGSKSNLEYNSYSSDDEDGTEITPAGRSTPNVSASASAELDNSETVPAAEASTVEPIEQPQPIVLESFDSSDTVDNSNVDQDSNIYENNSITGSSVRKPMTKTLSNSSSFKERLLPLEPDSKYVPVYDHNAILKSPVKQPVITPDTSPENKQTQDNVQQDEENDEKSFEYTDEDLDEALLADNNEPIDNSGDLDDACNESQSFYMPMTPKKPILNSSEPSDLKLTAMDILNSIQKGSIEAQDENTYIEMTNGQSGKCVFGEDLRSTYEMIMVQNSPPKPDQEPLYMELSQLNSNSLEKKEKPALPSSNRKSSCESNTSTLKKKQSNTLTKKHSKRNDLPDILKSNNSYLKDDDSSDADDECAKDLHSSNIKTARSRFSLSDTFRPASYYLGASSSTPLGDCIDSSDSEIVSPPPIPTTALPLDEHNTDEMFLSENFDTVKRRDKVGGSKSNSRSSLLNTSDHRQPSQTSLSGSIDNKSQSGKPHYESNRSSLQSNLYLGSCYNVDTRYDNGSNTSSDYDLYKRLRAEIPSEDVSRRTSTSLSETESIELRRSSSKMDIHTRNKRRPISEDSLNEIQALGAFTLEETVSNASFDQYLGNLENVYVNSDKTSTSRMSWINDSLTNLPTIDGFKNGHDNSIYYENVEIQPTRSKSTAGNRTDDEVKAFYDSLEDVASHEKLTLSPLKEKNLSIHDARCESEDLMAAGRSNLNIEIVDSATTMSSMDLDQRSSCTVFDLTQTTTPAHSRGNSNLSDSAPYYYSDLHSRDSSISDISKLTDLGRIKFPLKLNNQRDVGVKKAGISHIHNPISHVKAANILTAAEKDHEIDQRNIYESDRMIDKNVNKMLEVSLSSNSKNYYSNKMMNSKPSQLEEPRISGEVSSSTSILASILKSSNSASSNQVLAALSNQHQASKSTLNIATDMSASGDQLWEEDSLWRDNLRRASHMHAKSMENLDHLGAGSSMQSKMSTLNRKHLQRQAGKAITRDVTYVNDELLTKTQLMKKQHKSQGSSDDNDVYVQLANNTNNMTDSASSDTHSDVYEVLRDETKYDIDRENIRQWDLMSSGLVNSTNKSFETETRDLYRSQSNMEKTNSREGTLRKKRSSLGLDGSFQSAKGSVASTSKASSLVGHNSSSIETASSTTVDSNEYTPSPGSSHVFPTSSDAHVHKKHSNTTH